One window of Trifolium pratense cultivar HEN17-A07 linkage group LG5, ARS_RC_1.1, whole genome shotgun sequence genomic DNA carries:
- the LOC123885644 gene encoding uncharacterized protein LOC123885644: protein MGVEKEGTKSGGSFFHLFDWTSKSRKKLFASKSDLPESLKHERKANHNVAMRHPYLVDEDENGVGEYVRGSCDNSYASSVTSDDTCGTRAPNVVARLMGLDSLPSSGFSDPYSTPYFETRSLQDSQFLYSGKLVEKVDGSSSNFVEPKPQKVITRPIEKFQREVLPPKSAKSIPVTHHKLLSPIKNPGFVPSNNAAYIMEAAARIIEPGSSQAKAKTHMAASSTVSLRVKDVRDKLDSSQKVPLITTSSVAFRTRELKEKRDISQRTSRVSERSQRSSVESNAAKYLKGQSLNRSWNGTPETSVKSPTNAEEDFSLKNKGKSVLSAETSVKSPTHAEEDFSLKNKGKSVSSAETSVKSPTHAEEDSTLKNKGKSVSLAIQAKVNVQRREGLSSTGGRNLMGQKEHVDIKSNQPLPKANAQKNLHRKSSGQNSSNVLRQNNLKQNHSNDNNDRLAPSKPLVSNSQGRKVTTGDSPYGRHRSSSSKSTAKSKVGSRKSAVEVTDSENEILYTSTNNFPRKKRTTDKDWNDRVVDNLFIDKTPKSVKSNLSSNKQYGWSEEVKKKDMDVVSFTFTTPLTRSSSNPGSETPRQDGKNTNELSLDQRIKRVLLDADNTRSPIGYNVIGGDALGILLEQKLKELNQLTSGVETSSITAPKSNDQVTNFNIVNLNPRSEQKKDQDMSFTESLSGSRGSDMSFTNLPESSLKHKSWGDEMEPLSFNCRQPSPISVLEPSFSIESCESSISADVTSTEGSKMFSSLQAQEIHGFNFSRKFYPTECDAELSDSASSTSTRTMMKKQNSTFSVMKFGRSSSTWELDYVKEILCNVELMYIDFSLGRSHEVVNSHLFNQLESRKGGFKSDDESRIERKVIFDCVSECLDLRCKSYVGGGYKMWIKGFEIVKRKDWLANDVYKEILGWKGMRDSMVDELVDKDMSSQYGKWLELDYEVDAYEFGEEVADQIFNSLVDDVVYDMLQF, encoded by the exons ATGGGAGTTGAAAAAGAAGGGACTAAAAGTGGAGGTAGTTTTTTCCATTTGTTTGATTGGACCTCGAAATCGCGCAAGAAATTATTTGCATCTAAGTCAGATTTACCAG AGTCTTTGAAACATGAAAGAAAAGCCAATCACAATGTCGCAATGAGACATCCATATCTG GTCGATGAAGACGAAAATGGTGTAGGGGAATATGTTAGAGGAAGTTGTGATAATAGTTATGCTTCATCTGTTACAAGTGATGACACATGTGGAACACGAGCTCCTAATGTAGTTGCAAGGCTCATGGGATTAGATTCTTTGCCTTCTTCCGGTTTCTCTGATCCTTACTCGACGCCATATTTTGAAACAAGATCCCTTCAAGATTCTCAGTTTCTATATTCTGGAAAGTTGGTTGAAAAAGTTGATGGATCGTCTAGCAACTTCGTGGAGCCAAAGCCTCAAAAGGTTATTACAAGACCAATTGAAAAGTTTCAAAGAGAAGTGTTACCTCCGAAATCGGCTAAATCGATTCCTGTTACACACCATAAACTTTTGTCCCCTATTAAGAATCCCGGCTTTGTTCCATCCAACAATGCTGCATATATAATGGAGGCTGCAGCGAGAATTATTGAACCTGGATCTTCCCAAGCAAAGGCTAAAACACATATGGCGGCATCATCGACAGTCTCACTGAGGGTAAAAGATGTTAGAGATAAGTTGGATTCTTCGCAGAAGGTACCTCTAATTACGACATCTTCCGTGGCTTTTAGGACTCGAGAgctaaaagaaaaaagagatatTTCTCAAAGAACAAGCAGGGTTTCAGAACGTTCTCAAAGGTCATCAGTCGAGTCGAATGCTGCAAAGTATTTAAAGGGACAGTCTTTGAACAGAAGCTGGAATGGAACTCCGGAAACATCTGTGAAGTCTCCTACAAATGCAGAAGAAGACTTTTCTTTGAAGAATAAAGGGAAGTCTGTTTTGTCTGCCGAGACATCTGTGAAGTCTCCTACACATGCAGAAGAAGACTTTTCTTTGAAGAATAAAGGGAAGTCTGTTTCGTCTGCGGAAACATCTGTAAAGTCTCCAACACATGCAGAAGAAGACTCTACTTTGAAGAATAAAGGGAAGTCTGTTTCGCTTGCAATCCAAGCAAAGGTAAATGTTCAAAGAAGGGAAGGTTTGAGTTCGACAGGTGGCAGAAACTTGATGGGCCAAAAAGAGCATGTCGACATCAAATCGAATCAGCCACTCCCTAAGGCAAATGCTCAGAAGAATTTGCATCGGAAATCTTCTGGCCAGAATTCTTCTAATGTTCTGAGGCAGAATAATCTGAAACAGAACCATTCAAATGATAATAACGACAGATTAGCACCATCTAAGCCATTGGTTTCCAATTCACAAGGAAGAAAAGTTACGACTGGAGATTCCCCTTACGGACGACACAGAAGCTCCAGTAGTAAATCTACTGCAAAATCTAAAGTTGGATCGAGAAAGTCAGCTGTGGAGGTGACAGATAGCGAAAACGAAATTCTATACACCAGCACAAACAATTTTCCAAGAAAGAAAAGGACTACGGACAAAGATTGGAACGATAGAGTTGTCGATAATTTGTTCATCGACAAAACTCCAAAGTCTGTTAAGTCGAATCTATCAAGTAATAAACAATATGGTTGGTCTGAAGAAGTGAAAAAGAAAGACATGGATGTAGTTTCCTTCACATTTACTACACCATTAACAAGGAGCAGCAGCAATCCAGGTTCTGAGACACCTCGACAAGATGGAAAGAATACTAATGAACTTTCATTAGATCAACGCATCAAAAGAGTGTTGCTAGACGCAGACAATACAAGGTCTCCAATAGGATACAATGTAATTGGTGGTGACGCCTTAGGTATTCTTCTAGAACAGAAGTTGAaggaattgaatcaattgacaAGTGGAGTTGAAACCTCTTCCATTACTGCACCAAAGTCAAATGATCAAGTAACCAACTTCAATATAGTTAACCTCAATCCAAGATCGGAGCAGAAGAAAGACCAAGATATGTCATTTACAGAAAGTTTAAGTGGTAGCCGTGGTTCTGACATGTCCTTCACCAATCTTCCAGAATCATCCTTGAAACATAAATCATGG GGTGATGAGATGGAACCATTGTCATTCAATTGCCGACAACCAAGTCCAATCTCAGTTCTTGAGCCTTCTTTTTCGATCGAAAGCTGTGAATCTTCGATAAGCGCAGACGTTACTAGTACAGAAG GAAGCAAAATGTTTTCGTCTCTTCAAGCCCAAGAAATTCATGGCTTTAATTTTTCAAGGAAGTTCTATCCAACTGAATGTGATGCAGAATTATCTGACTCAGCTTCTTCAACATCAACTAGGACTATGATGAAGAAGCAGAATAGTACATTTTCTGTGATGAAGTTCGGTAGATCATCAAGTACATGGGAGCTAGACTATGTGAAAGAGATACTATGTAATGTTGAGTTGATGTATATCGATTTTTCACTCGGTCGATCTCACGAAGTTGTTAACTCTCATCTCTTCAACCAGTTGGAAAGCCGAAAGGGAGGTTTCAAGAGTGACGATGAATCAAGAATAGAAAGGAAAGTTATATTTGATTGTGTGAGTGAATGTTTGGATTTGAGATGCAAAAGTTATGTAGGAGGAGGGTATAAAATGTGGATTAAAGGGTTTGAAATAGTGAAAAGAAAAGATTGGTTAGCAAATGATGTGTACAAGGAAATTTTGGGTTGGAAAGGGATGAGAGATTCAATGGTTGATGAACTTGTGGACAAGGATATGAGTAGTCAATATGGAAAGTGGTTGGAGTTGGATTATGAGGTTGATGCTTATGAATTTGGTGAAGAAGTTGCtgatcaaatatttaattctttGGTTGATGATGTTGTCTATGATATGTTGCAATTTTAA